The segment GCGCCAGTACGGCGCCGCAAGAGCTCCACCGCGTCGAGCAGTTCCTTCTCGCGTACCGTCCTCACCAGGTAGGCGGCGTTGAGCACTTGCAGCCGGTGCCGCTCCCCCGTCATCTCCGGGCTGTGCGGGCGGAGCCGGCGGGTGGCGGTGGCCAGGCGGCTCAGCGCGGCATCGATGTCTTCGGCGGTCCGCAGGGCCCGGTCGTGGTGCTGCTCGCGTGCCTGGTGCAGCCCGCGTTTCCGTTCCAGGTAGGCCCGGCCCGCCCCGCCGGACGGTCCGCCGCCGTTCCGGGCAGTTGTTGGTGACGCGCTCTGCGGAGCCTCGGACACGGTCGCCGGGAGACTGACCTTCACTCCCCATTCGGCGTGGCCTTCGATACGGGCCAGCGCTGCGGCAAAGCGGTCCCGGTCCGCGCCGAGGGCCTGTTGTGCCCGCTCGTCCCCGCGGTAGAGGGTGGCGAGCGCCAGCGGCACCGTCGGCCCGCAGGCGGCGGCCGCGGTCACCACCTCGTGGTGCGCGCGGGCGCAGCGCTCCAGTTCCGCACGGTCCGACAGCCGCTGCTGCCAGGCGTCCTCGGTGAACCCGTCGGCCGGTACGTGCTGGACGACCGCGGTGAGGGGGCCGAGCGGCAGCGTGCGTACGGGGAAGCCGGCGGCGAGTCCCGCGAGCCCGCTGAGGGCGGCCGGGTCCAGCCGGCGGCACACCGCATAGACATAGGTCGCGGTCTCGGTCGCGGTCTCGGTCTCGGTCTCGGTCGCGCTCTCCGGGGCGCCGGGCTGCTCCCTCGTCATGACCCCGCCTTGTCCTTCGTCCGGGAGGAGGACGACGACGACGCGTCGCCGTCGTCGGCCGACTCCAGCGCTTCCAGCCGCTCGCGCAACCGGTCGTTCTCCTCGCGCAGTTCACTCCGCGCCGCCTTGGAACTGAGCGCGGGGTCGGTCTCCCACCAGTCGATCCCGGCCTTCCTGGCGGTGTCCACCGACGCGACGAACAGCCGCAGCCTGATGGTGAGCAGCTCGATGTCCAGCAGATCGATTTTGATGTCCCCGGCGATGACGATGCCCTTGTCGAGGACACGTTCAAGGATGTCGGCGAGGTTCGCGGTGCTGGGACCGTTGGCGGGAGGAGCGGCCGGTCGGTAGTCGACATCGGTCACGTGGGCACTCCTTCCTCTTCGTCGCGTACCGGGCGGGCGGTGGCTCCGGAGCGCCGGTCAGCTCTCGTACAGCAGGTCGAGCAGTTGGTCCTCTTCTCGCTCGAACGCCGCATTGCCGAGGTGCCCGGCTTCGTACTCCTGGTTCAGCGCGGCGAGCCGGGCGCGG is part of the Streptomyces platensis genome and harbors:
- a CDS encoding GvpL/GvpF family gas vesicle protein, whose amino-acid sequence is MTREQPGAPESATETETETATETATYVYAVCRRLDPAALSGLAGLAAGFPVRTLPLGPLTAVVQHVPADGFTEDAWQQRLSDRAELERCARAHHEVVTAAAACGPTVPLALATLYRGDERAQQALGADRDRFAAALARIEGHAEWGVKVSLPATVSEAPQSASPTTARNGGGPSGGAGRAYLERKRGLHQAREQHHDRALRTAEDIDAALSRLATATRRLRPHSPEMTGERHRLQVLNAAYLVRTVREKELLDAVELLRRRTGAEVEVSGPWAPYSFAGEV
- a CDS encoding gas vesicle protein, whose protein sequence is MTDVDYRPAAPPANGPSTANLADILERVLDKGIVIAGDIKIDLLDIELLTIRLRLFVASVDTARKAGIDWWETDPALSSKAARSELREENDRLRERLEALESADDGDASSSSSSRTKDKAGS